The nucleotide sequence ATCCGGAGACACACCGATGCCACACCCGCAGAATCCCTTTCCATGCCAACTGACGCGACGCGAGTTTGTCTGGGAGATGGGAGGCGGTTTCGCGGGCCTGGCTCTGGCGGGTCTCATACACGAGCACCGCGTGTTCGGCAATGGCGCGGTTTCTCCCGCACCGTCGGCCAACCCGCTCTCCCCGCGACCGCAGCAGCTTCCCGCGAAAGCAAAGAGCGTCATTTTTCTGATGATGAACGGGGGGCCCAGTCAGGTCGATACGTTCGACTACAAGCCTGTACTTCAGAAGTACGCGGGCCAGCCACTTCCTGAAGGAAAGACATTCATCAACTCGGGTGGGCGAAAAGTGGGCTTTCTGACGCCCTCCTTCCGCCCTTTCCGACCGGGAGGCGAAAGCGGGCTTTTGATCTCGGACTTTTTTCCGAAAGTGCGTGAGCACGCAGACAAGCTGGCCGTGATCCGCTCGTGCCACACCGACAGCCATGCGCACGGTTCGGCACTGGTCGCCATGAACACTGGCAAGACCTTCATCGGACGCCCCTCGCTGGGAAGCTGGGCCGTTTATGGTCTGGGGTCGGAAAACCAGAACATGCCCGGCTATGTCGTGATCCTCGACAAACGGGGTGGTCCGATCGGGGGCCAGCCGAACTGGTCCAGCGGCTTCATCCCCAGTTCTTACGCCGGGACCTTGTTCCGGTCTGTCGGTGACCCCATGTTTGACCTCCGTGGCCCGGGGTACGTGGACCTGGCGGCACAGCGTGAGCAACTCGATCTGCTCGCAAAGATCAATCAGGAACACATGGATGCCAGACCGGGTGGACAAGATCTGGCAGCGCGGATCAACTCGTTTGAGCTGGCCTATCGCATGCAGGCAGAAGCACCTGCAGCTGTCGATCTTTCAGAAGAGACGCCCCAGACACTGGCGATGTACGGTGTGGGACAGCATCCGACCGACGAGTACGGCCGCAACTGTCTGGTCGCTCGCCGACTTGTCGAAAGAGGTGTTCGGTTCGTTCAACTTTACTCAGGCGGCGGTCATCTCGAAGAGACCTGGGACGCTCACAAGAGTATCGAGACCAATCATGGGCAGCATGCTGCCGAAGTCGACCAGCCCATCGCCGCCCTGCTGACAGACCTTGAGCAACGCGGTTTGCTCGAATCCACGCTCGTCGTGTGGGGGGGAGAATTTGGGCGAATGCCATTCAGTGAAGGTCCCGGCGAACCGGGACGAAACCATAACCCGTACGGGTTTTCGATGTGGATGGCGGGCGGGGGTGTGAAAGGGGGAACGGCCTATGGCGAGACGGACGACTTCGGGTTTGAGGCGGTCGTTAATAAGGCCCATCTCCACGACATCCACGCGACGATTCTGCACCTGATCGGTCTGGATCACGAGCTGCTGACCTACTTCCACCAGGGCCGCGACGAGAGCCTGACCGACGTCGACGGACATGTCATTCGCGCTATTCTCGCTTAAGCAGGAAACCGACCGAACCGATGTCTCCGCTGATTCAGCCTCAATTATTGCGCCGAATGAATGTCCGTCGGCTGTTGGAACACCTGCAGAAGAGTGGCCCGTCGACACGCGCCGACCTGACGCGACGAACAGGCAGCAGTGGCCCGACCGTTTCCAAAGCGATCGCCGCCCTGCTTGAGTCGGGCCTGGTCGAAGAAGGGGAATCGCACGCCGTGGCCCTCGGCCGCCCCGGAACGGTTCTGAGGCTCGCACGAAATGCCGCGCAAGTCATCGGCGTGGTGATCGACGCCCGGCAATGTCAGGTCGTGGCTGCGGGACTGGATGGCGTTAATCACGATGAGGCGATGGAGACATTCGCGACACCACGCACCTACTCGTTACTCATCGACCAGCTTGCTCACGCCGTCAATCGCCTGATGCGACGGTCCGCCCGGACATTGTCGATCGGCATCAGTGCACCGGGTCTGATCAACCGGCGTGAGCAGAAGTGTACGTTTTCCCCCAACTTTCATGTCACGGATGGCCATTCCCCCACGCGAGATCTTTTCGAACGAGTCGGTGTGGAATGTGTTCTTTATCAGGAAACGCAGGCGCTCTGCCTCAGCGAACGAATGTTTGGCGGGCCGGAATCGCTGGATGACTTCGTCGTGCTGGAGATCAGCACTGGGCTGGGTCTGGGGGTTTACAGTTCCGGCCGTCTGCTGGAAGGGCATAGCGGTCTGGCAGGAGAACTGGGCCACGTGACCGTCGTTCCCGATGGTCGAATCTGTGGTTGCGGCAATCGCGGCTGCCTGGAAACCGTGGCGACCGATTCGTCCTTTGCGCAGTTGATTTCCGAACAGACAGGCCGCGCCGTCGATATCAAAGAAGCGGTCCACCTGATCCGTAGTGGCCAACTGGAAAGCGAACGGCAGCTTCGCACGACCATCGAGTCGCTGGCGATCGCCATGGCGGCTGCAATCAATATCTTTAACCCCGCCCACCTGTTCGTTCATGGGCGGCTGTTCGATGCTCAGGATGGCCTGTTTGAGCTGACGTGTGAATTAACGCGACGTCGTGCACTGGCCCCCTCACTGGCAGACTGCCACATCCGCCGTTCACGCTTCAGCAAAGCACAAGGAGCGACAGCCGCGGCCATTCATGCTCTTTTTGCTTCATTCGGCCCCACCTTCGGCGAATGACAAACGAAGGATCATCACGCGGAAGCACGGGAGGGTCGCTCACAGCGTTTCGCACCCCGGCACATCTCCAGCGAATCCCGAAAACCGATCCGCTGATGCCGGCAGAGAACGCCGCGACAGCATTCGACTCTTCTCTCAAACAACTTGCACACACCAACCACGACGAACAGCCGAAGAATTCCTATCTTCTAACATTCAAATATGCTAACAACATGCTAGCATCCAGAAGTCTCATCTAATACAATTAGCACTCATTATGACATCGGCAATCTCCGCCGATGGAGTTCCGACTTGTATATAAACAAGTCCAAGGAACGAGGCCAGTCATAGGACGTTCCGCGCCAACAGCTCGCGACAGTGTCACCTGGAGTTGACACCTACATTTCGTCACGCAGAGCAACGGTTTTGGTGCGAGCGGCAATAGCTGCCGTCAATTCCCGTTGACAGTGTGCAAAAGCGGCACACCGGCAGAGACGACAATTCTGTATCGCTGCAACTCT is from Schlesneria sp. DSM 10557 and encodes:
- a CDS encoding DUF1501 domain-containing protein, which produces MPHPQNPFPCQLTRREFVWEMGGGFAGLALAGLIHEHRVFGNGAVSPAPSANPLSPRPQQLPAKAKSVIFLMMNGGPSQVDTFDYKPVLQKYAGQPLPEGKTFINSGGRKVGFLTPSFRPFRPGGESGLLISDFFPKVREHADKLAVIRSCHTDSHAHGSALVAMNTGKTFIGRPSLGSWAVYGLGSENQNMPGYVVILDKRGGPIGGQPNWSSGFIPSSYAGTLFRSVGDPMFDLRGPGYVDLAAQREQLDLLAKINQEHMDARPGGQDLAARINSFELAYRMQAEAPAAVDLSEETPQTLAMYGVGQHPTDEYGRNCLVARRLVERGVRFVQLYSGGGHLEETWDAHKSIETNHGQHAAEVDQPIAALLTDLEQRGLLESTLVVWGGEFGRMPFSEGPGEPGRNHNPYGFSMWMAGGGVKGGTAYGETDDFGFEAVVNKAHLHDIHATILHLIGLDHELLTYFHQGRDESLTDVDGHVIRAILA
- a CDS encoding ROK family protein, with amino-acid sequence MSPLIQPQLLRRMNVRRLLEHLQKSGPSTRADLTRRTGSSGPTVSKAIAALLESGLVEEGESHAVALGRPGTVLRLARNAAQVIGVVIDARQCQVVAAGLDGVNHDEAMETFATPRTYSLLIDQLAHAVNRLMRRSARTLSIGISAPGLINRREQKCTFSPNFHVTDGHSPTRDLFERVGVECVLYQETQALCLSERMFGGPESLDDFVVLEISTGLGLGVYSSGRLLEGHSGLAGELGHVTVVPDGRICGCGNRGCLETVATDSSFAQLISEQTGRAVDIKEAVHLIRSGQLESERQLRTTIESLAIAMAAAINIFNPAHLFVHGRLFDAQDGLFELTCELTRRRALAPSLADCHIRRSRFSKAQGATAAAIHALFASFGPTFGE